AACAGTATGTATGCAAATAAAGTAAAGAAGATAGCTGCCGTTCATGACCTTTCGGGGATGGGACGTGTTTCTCTGACAGTCGTTATTCCTATCTTATCCTCTATGGGTTTTCAGGTTTGTCCGCTTCCTACGGCGGTATTGTCCAACCATACGCAGTATCCCGGCTTCTCCTTTCTGGACCTGACGGATGAAATGCCGAAGATCATAGCCGAATGGAAGAAGCTGGAAGTTCAGTTTGACGCTATTTATACCGGTTATCTGGGTTCCCCGCGGCAGATTCAGATTGTTTCCGATTTCATCAAGGATTTCCGTCAGCCGGATAGTCTGATAGTAGCCGATCCGGTGCTGGGTGATAACGGCCGGCTTTATACCAACTTTGATATGGAGATGGTGAAAGAAATGCGTCATCTGATAACCAAAGCGGATGTGATCACACCGAATCTGACAGAACTGTTTTATTTGCTGGACGAACCGTATAAAGCGGATAGTACGGATGAGGAACTGAAAGAATATCTCCGTCTCCTGTCCGATAAAGGTCCACAGGTGGTTATTATCACCAGTGTTCCGGTGCACGATGAGCCTCATAAGACTTCCGTATATGCCTACAATCGTCAGGGAAACCGCTACTGGAAAGTGACTTGCCCTTATCTGCCTGCCCACTATCCGGGCACAGGGGATACATTCACAAGTGTGATCACCGGCTCCTTGATGCAGGGAGACAGTCTTCCGATGGCGTTGGACCGTGCTACCCAGTTTATTCTGCAAGGGATTCGGGCAACCTTTGGCTATGAGTATGACAACCGGGAAGGTATTTTGCTGGAAAAAGTGCTTCATAATCTGGATATGCCGATACAAATGGCAAGCTATGAGTTGATATAATTAATATTTATAAACTTTTGTACTTCAGATATTTCTACTATTTTTACTGCCTAATTAGTAATCATGAATAAACATATCTGATGACTCAAACACTTAAAACGACTGAACGGCTTGGAGTAGTAGATGCTCTGCGCGGATTTGCCCTGCTGGCTATTGTATTGTTGCACAACCTTGAACACTATAATCTGTTTTTACCGCTGGATTATACGTTGCCGGCATGGTTGCAGACCATAGATAAGTATGCGTGGGATACCATGTTCTTCCTGTTTGCAGGGAAAGCATACGCTACGTTCTCTTTGTTGTTCGGATTTAGTTTCTATATCCAGTTTCATAATGCGGAAAAGCGCGGAACAGATTTCCGTGGACGATTTGCGTGGCGGATGTGCCTGCTTTTCCTGTTTGCACAGTTACATGCCTTGTTCTACAACGGGGATATTCTTTTGCTTTATGCAGTAGTCGGCTTTGCCTTGATTCCTGTTTGCAAGCTCAAAGATAAGACAGTCTTTTGGATTGCTGCCATCTTACTTTTGCAACCTTATGAATGGGGGCGTGCCATCTATGCAATGATCAATTTGGAGTATGTACCGTCAACAGGGCATTTTATTCCTTATTATAAACTTGCTCAGGAAGTGACATCCAATGGCAGTTTCTTTGAAGTACTCCGTTCCAATATCACTGACGGGCAGATGTATAGCAATATTTGGCAAGTAGAAAACGGTCGCCTGTTCCAGACGGCAGCTTTATTCATGTTCGGAATGCTTTTAGGACGCCGGAAGTATTTTATGAAAAGCGAAGAGTCCTTGCGTTTCTGGAAGAAGATGCTGACAGGTGCCATCCTTGCATTTATCCCTCTCTATTGCCTGAAAACTTTTATACCCGCTTTGATTACAAACCCGTCTATAATGGTTCCGTATAAGATTGCTGTTCCGTCTTATGCCAACTTTGCTTTTATGGTCATTCTTGTTTCTGTCTTTACCTTGCTTTGGTTTAAGAAGGATACAGGATATAGCTGGCAAAGTCTGCTGATTCCTTACGGTCGCATGAGTCTGACAAATTATATCTCCCAGTCAATCATGGGAGTAACCATCTATTACGGATTCGGACTGTCAATGTACAAGTATGCAGGAGCAACGGGAAGCCTGCTGATTGCATTGCTTATCTTCACTATTCAGTTGATATTCAGCCGCTGGTGGCTTGCCCGTCATAAACAAGGACCGTTGGAATTCCTGTGGCGTAAAGGAACTTGGATTTAGAATCTTATAACGACTGACGGGCGCTTATTATTCTCAAACCATTCTCATCGCAATGAGAAAAAATTCTCAAGGCTATGAGAAAAAATACTCATTGCGATGAGAAATAATTCTCAAGCCTATGAGAATCTTTTCTCATGGGCTTGAGAACTTTTTCTTATTAAAGTGAGTATAATTCTTGTTGTATTCATCATTCATAAGAAAGCTAATTCATAAAAAGTCAGCTCTCATAAGAACTCTGCCGGCTATATTACTTGTGGAATTTCACTGTGATTTCTGCCGATTGGTTTCCGTAAGTCCAGTCCGGACCTTCTTGAATCAGGCGTATGGCCTCCTTATCCAGAGACTTGCAAAGACTTTCCTTGACTTTAATGTCGAAGGGACGCCCTTCTTTGTTAACAAAGAAAGTCAAGGTAACTTTGCCTTTGACTTCTGCGCAAGCATCGTCCGCAGGGTATGCCAGATTCTTTTTCAGATACTTTTTATATTGCTTCATGCCTGTTACGGGTTCCGGAACGACAGGACCCTGTAAACTATCGGCCTTTTGGGAGATAACAGCGTCTTTTAATGTATCTGATTTCTGCAATGCACCCGAAGCTTTTTTCAAATCTTTGATGGATACGGCAGAAATGGCTCCTGTCACAGCTACCTTTTTCTGTGCGCCATATCCTGTTACTACGACTTCATCCAGTGTTGTTTTATTTTCACTCATGGCTATAAGCATATTCTTACTGGTGTCTGCCGGTATACTAACCGGATTATAGCCAATATAATGTGCAGTTAATATTTCATTACCTTCCTTTTTGGGCAAGGAGAATTCTCCGTTGATATCCGTTATCGCTCCATACGTTGCTCCTTTGTAAGTGACGTTAGCTCCGACGAGTGGTTCTCCTCTGTCGTCCGTCACTTTCCCTTTGATCATGTTGTTCATTTGGGTGGTCAATTGAGCTGCTTTCATCTTTTTCCTGTTGGCATCTAGGAAAGAAGTATCTGTAACCGTTGTGATAGCCGCTTCTTCCAGCTCTTCTGCCGGAGCAACCATTTCTTCCATTATCGGAGTTCCGGCAGGCGTTGCTTGGGGAGTCGCTGCTTTAGAAGCCACTGCTTTAGGAACCGTTGCGGAAGGAGCCCCCGAAGGTGTACTTTGGGATGGAGAATCCTGCCTTGTCTTGGCGATTATATCTTTTCCGACCGTTTCCTTTGTGGCAGAAGGACGACCGGAATCCGGTTCCATCTTTGGAGCGGATAGGGAAGTGTCTTCTTTGTGAGCAGGAACAGTTGCAGTGGCGGCGGGCTGCTCTTTAGCTATGAACACATCCTCTCCAACATTCTGTTTCAGAAACAGGAAGTAACTGCTGATTCCGATTCCTATAATCAGGCAGGCGGCAATGCTCCAGGTGACGGCATACGTATTTCTTTTCTTTGCCGAATGGGCGTTTACCTTCATCCGCAATTTATTAATCTGTTCTTCGTGGTCCCCTTCTACTTGGTGGTACCCATCCATCGCGTCAGCCAGAAAAGGGTCTTTCATCGACTCTTTTTCCAGTCGATGCGCCTCTTTTCCTTTGCGGAGTCCTCGTATGTAGTCCAATAGTTTCATAGGGCTTGTTTCTTAATACAAATTTTCAAGTTTCGCTTTCCGTTCTGGATATAGCTTTTCACGTTATTCAGAGTAAATCCGGTTTGTTCGACAATATCCGCATACGACATTTCTTCCAGGAAGAAACGTGTAATGCTGGTCCTTTGTTCTTCGGGCAGCTTTTCCAGACAGTGGTGCAATGCTTTCAGCTGCTCTTCCGAACTTTCCTCTTCACTTAATAGATGCAGAAATTCGTCGGATTCCATAATATTAATGGTATAATCCAGCGGAATTTCTTTGTTTTCCTTTCGTAACAGTTGCAGGCAATGGTTCTTCGCCACCCGATAGAGCCACGGCTTGAATGCTTTTATCTCATAATTG
This sequence is a window from Bacteroides thetaiotaomicron VPI-5482. Protein-coding genes within it:
- a CDS encoding pyridoxamine kinase, with amino-acid sequence MYANKVKKIAAVHDLSGMGRVSLTVVIPILSSMGFQVCPLPTAVLSNHTQYPGFSFLDLTDEMPKIIAEWKKLEVQFDAIYTGYLGSPRQIQIVSDFIKDFRQPDSLIVADPVLGDNGRLYTNFDMEMVKEMRHLITKADVITPNLTELFYLLDEPYKADSTDEELKEYLRLLSDKGPQVVIITSVPVHDEPHKTSVYAYNRQGNRYWKVTCPYLPAHYPGTGDTFTSVITGSLMQGDSLPMALDRATQFILQGIRATFGYEYDNREGILLEKVLHNLDMPIQMASYELI
- a CDS encoding DUF418 domain-containing protein, with protein sequence MTQTLKTTERLGVVDALRGFALLAIVLLHNLEHYNLFLPLDYTLPAWLQTIDKYAWDTMFFLFAGKAYATFSLLFGFSFYIQFHNAEKRGTDFRGRFAWRMCLLFLFAQLHALFYNGDILLLYAVVGFALIPVCKLKDKTVFWIAAILLLQPYEWGRAIYAMINLEYVPSTGHFIPYYKLAQEVTSNGSFFEVLRSNITDGQMYSNIWQVENGRLFQTAALFMFGMLLGRRKYFMKSEESLRFWKKMLTGAILAFIPLYCLKTFIPALITNPSIMVPYKIAVPSYANFAFMVILVSVFTLLWFKKDTGYSWQSLLIPYGRMSLTNYISQSIMGVTIYYGFGLSMYKYAGATGSLLIALLIFTIQLIFSRWWLARHKQGPLEFLWRKGTWI
- a CDS encoding energy transducer TonB gives rise to the protein MKLLDYIRGLRKGKEAHRLEKESMKDPFLADAMDGYHQVEGDHEEQINKLRMKVNAHSAKKRNTYAVTWSIAACLIIGIGISSYFLFLKQNVGEDVFIAKEQPAATATVPAHKEDTSLSAPKMEPDSGRPSATKETVGKDIIAKTRQDSPSQSTPSGAPSATVPKAVASKAATPQATPAGTPIMEEMVAPAEELEEAAITTVTDTSFLDANRKKMKAAQLTTQMNNMIKGKVTDDRGEPLVGANVTYKGATYGAITDINGEFSLPKKEGNEILTAHYIGYNPVSIPADTSKNMLIAMSENKTTLDEVVVTGYGAQKKVAVTGAISAVSIKDLKKASGALQKSDTLKDAVISQKADSLQGPVVPEPVTGMKQYKKYLKKNLAYPADDACAEVKGKVTLTFFVNKEGRPFDIKVKESLCKSLDKEAIRLIQEGPDWTYGNQSAEITVKFHK
- a CDS encoding RNA polymerase sigma factor encodes the protein MLFNVRNISKLSDEELLTHYIKSGDTEYFGELYNRYIPLTYGLCLKYLQDEDQAQEAVMQMFEDLLPKIINYEIKAFKPWLYRVAKNHCLQLLRKENKEIPLDYTINIMESDEFLHLLSEEESSEEQLKALHHCLEKLPEEQRTSITRFFLEEMSYADIVEQTGFTLNNVKSYIQNGKRNLKICIKKQAL